GTAAATGCCGAAATAATTGCATAAGAAATAGAAACATTGTGCAATCATGCGTTTTTAACTCTTCAGTGTCCCGCCATTAATGCGACAATCTATGTAGAAGCTTGCCGTTATGCAAATGATAAAAACTCGCGGGTCACATAAATAACAGACGAAGCATCGCATCGAAGAACGTCACACCTCTTTCAAAGCATAaatgtgagggagaaagagagttgcTGAtgggaaaaattaaaaataaaagaaccgACAGCAGAAGGCCGGTAGGTCATAACTGAATTGGGGGCCCCCCTAACTGCTTTTATAGCTTACCGATTTCCTTCTGCCAATTGTAATTATTTCTCCAATTTGCTGGAATGCGCGTATGTCCTATAAAGCTTCGAATACCAAAcctgttttcttccttttatttctttgccTTTTGTGGGGGGCTTATAATCTGCTCTCTACCGTTTCCCGAGTCTGATGCcacgggtttttttttctataatggaTACCAGAGGGAATTGTAAAACTCACAACTATTCCCGATTTTGGTTCTGTGTCGGATTTTACTGTGCCTCCCTATTTTTGGTCcatattaatgatataaatacatgtgcttTTATTACCACGAATATGAGAAGTGCTCTCAACGCAATATTCGATTTTCTAACACAACATCTACGTTAATTTGGACATAAAGAGAAAGACTTAACATATAATAAcgttttattcataaaaatatttataacaatgtatgtttattgtttatattaacatatattaacatatattaaaagGTATCTGTATTAacgtgcatgcatttatgttaaTATCATTTTGTGTTATTAGcatacgtttctgccagctcaccgctttcagtattaatgataataataataataatcttttctactaaaggcacaaggcctgaaatctgatggagaggactagtcgattacatcgacccaagtatgcaactggtacttaatttattgaccccggaaaggatgaaaggcaaagtggacctcggtggaatttgaactcagaacgtagcaacagacgaaataccactaagcacttcatccagcgtgctaacgattctgccagctcgccgcctaacaatagtagtagtagtagtagtagtagttcatcatcatcatcatcatcatcaccgacagCGTCATCATCGTCTTGGAGGCTTATGGTCACGATTGTGAAAACAACCAACCTGTCTCACATACGTTTTTTCATTTATGTTCGTTGTAACCATAACGCACCACTGCCTATAATGTATTTTAAACCTTACGGCAAAGAAACAGACACTTAATATCGGCAGACGTTTAACCTTCACTTTCAAAAACAACATTTTTCGATTCCCtgaaaaataaggagaaaaaagggaaaaattaaattcatgaaatacaaaatttcaggagtggctgtatggtaagtagctttcttaccagtcgcatggttccgggttcattcccattgcgtggcactttgggcaagtgtcttctactatagcctcgggccgaccaaagccttgtgagtggatttggtagacggaaactgaaagaagcctgtcgtatatatgtatacagaaataacaAACAACTTACTACTTACACagttttatcttttgttgtttcCCATTCACTGTCATTAACAGTTGAAAATATCCTTTTCCGATATGTATATCGaaagtaactgaaaaataaagaTCACGAAATTAACTGTATGAGCAGCAACAGTCTGCAAATTGCCgttacaaataatatttaaaaagtgaCACTGGAGAGACGGCAAAGgagaatatagaaaaagaaacagaaaacactcacacacacacacacacacacacacatactagacgCAGACTGGcgcaacccttcatcagttgtcgaccaAAAATCATCACAATTTCGACACCGTCCGAATCTTTTGTGAAGGTGATGGTGGGAAGCTTAGGAAAAAAaggttaggaaaaaaaaagaaaagacatgtgAGGGAACTGTTCtgaatacattcatataagtgtgttagtgtgtatgtatttgtgtatatatgtgcgtgtatgtatgtaaacacgtcAATTCTTCGTGTCTTACCGTGGATTGTAAAAAGGATGAACAGCTTTTAATGATTTTCGGTTTTTATTGGGCTCTTGTCAAAGGTATCTACATCGCTTGACCAATCCCCAAGCAAAAAGAACCAGgtattcttttatatacacatcattaggcgcaggcgtggctgtgtagtaagcagcttgcttcccaaccatatggttctaggttcagtcccattgcatgacacgaTATGACAGGGTTTCttcaaccacctccaccaccatcacaaccactaacACCTAGGAGTAAATGGACACGATCTGTCttttcgactatagcctcgggccgaccaaaatcttgtaggtgggtttagtagacggaaactgaaagaagcccgtcgtatatatatgaatatataNNNNNNNNNNNNNNNNNNNNNNNNNNNNNNNNNNNNNNNNNNNNNNNNNNNNNNNNNNNNNNNNNNNNNNNNNNNNNNNNNNNNNNNNNNNNNNNNNNNNNNNNNNNNNNNNNNNNNNNNNNNNNNNNNNNNNNNNNNNNNNNNNNNNNNNNNNNNNNNNNNNNNNNNNNNNNNNNNNNNNNNNNNNNNNNNNNNNNNNNNNNNNNNNNNNNNNNNNNNNNNNNNNNNNNNNNNNNNNNNNNNNNNNNNNNNNgaatttaaggattggagaaaacgcatgttataattgcatactttattcctacatatgtttcaaaggataaCAActtgtgtgatccatagggatctttgatattaaaattgtaaccttctcaagagggaaagcatgggaatcatcttaaacgtaagacattatgtatttattttctcctagttaataattaactcggacaaaataaattggttaatagataccatgGTAGCAaagactgtggtgtaactcctgtttataaggtagaaactccttgttattttgggtacttgagtaaatatacaaatttagtaaatggagtaaaacgcatatgttaaatgaattcttttatttccaagaaattcattttctaagttcttcattattttcgaaattaattgagACAAAGGTAGCGGATTTCGTTAATAATATGGGAGCAAAAAAAGGGTATAGCTCAATGATGGCAGCTATTCGCATACGATACAAAAATTATATGGGGTGGGGGTAATCTCAAGAGAAATTGGCCCCTACATATGGAAAAAGTAACTTACAGTATATGCCCACAGTTCTTATGCCAGTCACTTGGTAACAAGTATAATGGTTTCCGGTCCCATTGCAGGACATAGATCTTACATTCTCCAATATTTCAGCCTTTGGTATATTATTTATCATTCTAATTTCATCTAAGCTTTGATCCATTGTTATAATCGATCTATCAACTTCAGCGCCATTCATTAGCTTGTCCTCCTGAATTGGTCGGGTGATCGAAGAAGCGTTACCATTCGTCTTCTGCATAGGAATGGAAGCATctaggaaaaatataaaagatgtcaaatttagatttagattttttatgattaaagaatgaggtttaaaaaaatggaagacgtctactgaatttctttttttctttgtgggCATGTTGTTTAATTGAAgggaatatatttaatgttagaGACTAATTAATTATAGAGCATTTAGTTTATTGCAGATATCTATTTCTGCTAATTATTCTGTCGAAAGTAACAccaattatacataaatacatataatatctcTCGCTTTCACACACCCtctgtctcttatatatatatatatatatatatatatatatatatatatatatatatacgcacatatacatgcgcgctcacacacgcatgtcCAAGTATATAGGCATTTACATACAACTAGatacacgcgcatacgcacacgtatggacgcttatatacatacatatgtacaggaaCTCGTATATGCAGttacgcacgtgtatatatacataaaaatacgtacatggcatagataaatatgtgcatagGTACGTACATAAAGCAAGACACTCAAGTCCGTACGAagcttcaaacacacacacacacacacacacacacacacacacacacgtgttaataCATCTATTTCTGTTAATTATTCTGTCGAAAGTAACAccaattatacataaatacatataatatctcTCGTACCTGAATTGATGTACCTGGAGAGACtcagaacgggtcgaaacatgtgttgtacccaataGAGGCTgttacacattccatctcctagtttattaatattgttatatatatatatatatatatagttatttaatatttttatatatatatatatatcacaatattaataaactaggagatggaatgtgtgtaatagactttattNNNNNNNNNNNNNNNNNNNNNNNNNNNNNNNNNNNNNNNNNNNNNNNNNNNNNNNNNNNNNNNNNNNNNNNNNNNNNNNNNNNNNNNNNNNNNNNNNNNNNNNNNNNNNNNNNNNNNNNNNNNNNNNNNNNNNNNNNNNNNNNNNNNNNNNNNNNNNNNNNNNNNNNNNNNNNNNNNNNNNNNNNNNNNNNNNNNNNNNNNNNNNNNNNNNNNNNNNNNNNNNNNNNNNNNNNNNNNNNNNNNNNNNNNNNNNNNNNNNNNNNNNNNNNNNNNNNNNNNNNNNNNNNNNNNNNNNNNNNNNNNNNNNNNNNNNNNNNNNNNNNNNNNNNNNNNNNNNNNNNNNNNNNNNNNNNNNNNNNNNNNNNNNNNNNNNNNNNNNNNNNNNNNNNNNNNNNNNNNNNNNNNNNNNNNNNNNNNNNNNNNNNNNNNNNNNNNNNNNNNNNNNNNNNNNNNNNNNNNNNNNNNNNNNNNNNNNNNNNNNNNNNNNNNNNNNNNNNNNNNNNNNNNNNNNNNNNNNNNNNNNNNNNNNNNNNNNNNNNNNNNNNNNNNNNNNNNNNNNNNNNNNNNNNNNNNNNNNNNNNNNNNNNNNNNNNNNNNNNNNNNNNNNNNNNNNNNNNNNNNNNNNNNNNNNNNNNNNNNNNNNNNNNNNNNNNNNNNNNNNNNNNNNNNNNNNNNNNNNNNNNNNNNNNNNNNNNNNNNNNNNNNNNNNNNNNNNNNNNNNNNNNNNNNNNNNNNNNNNNNNNNNNNNNNNNNNNNNNNNNNNNNNNNNNNNNNNNNNNNNNNNNNNNNNNNNNNNNNNNNNNNNNNNNNNNNNNNNNNNNNNNNNNNNNNNNNNNNNNNNNNNNNATATATACACCTTGTCTGAAGATATTAGGCAAATcgctttgtttttttaataaaatgaatgtacatgtacatacgaacctgaaattttaggatgtTGGTACAAATGTTTTTTCTTAACTGTGGCTAAAATTTGACATGGATCTGATTTGATTTTCGTGAATAATTGAGAATTTACCAAATTGGCCGTCTGAAGCTATTATGCAAATGTTGGAATTGTTATTTGCTCTGCGTATCAGGACAATTAAAATATAAGAACCCATTTTGAACATTTTACTAATTCAAAGaacaatgttttaatatatagttgaaacaatTTACATATAACGACCTTTCTTTTCAATCATAACGACCTTCCTTTTCAATCCACGTTACTAATCTCTTGTCCATCGAATTTGTTGGttttccaatttgatctggcGAAGCTGCAGCTGTAATACTTTGTATAGTATCCCACAGTTCTACCTTACTGTTGTACTGTTTGCCTCCTTCATAGAGTTTCTGTTTGATGATTGACCTGGGGTTTTCTACTGAGTTCAAGTCAGGGCTCGACGGTGACCGCTCCATCGTTTTGTCTTCAGTAAATCGTTCGCGCTCAAGAAACTCACAAGATAGGCGAGAAGCATGTGATGGAACAttatcatgcataaatatacactttATCTTGAAATTGTGAGGCTGACGTTTGTACCATTCAAAGAAAGTTTGATCCAAGAATTCACAATAATTAGTACCATTGCGTTTTACACCTTCGTCAACTTTAAACGGTCCAATGATGGTTCTATTAACAATACCAGCCAATATCATTACACCAGCACCTCCTTGTTGCCGTCGTCTCGTTATAGGAGCATCTCTTGGTCTCACAGAACCCATCCTTTAACCCGTTCATCTGGACCATCTAATGTGACGCGCGATTCGTCAGTGAATATGACGTTTCTGAAACCTGTTTTTAAGTACTTTCTTGCCCACTTTAGACGTTTATCAATATTAGTTGGAGATATAGGAGGCTGGCGAGGAGATTTTTTCACAGAACCAATGTCACGAAGGACTCTACACCTCTTGTTTCTCTTTACTCCAACAATCCCAGCCATATCAAATACCTTATCACTACTGAGTAGTGGGTTTTTATCGGCAATGCGTTTCAACTGATGTTTATCTCTCTTGGACAAGTTCTTCAACCCCCTACCCAGACCTTGGTTTCCTGTTCTTTGTTATATCTTCAATTGTTTTCCTGATTGTTCGATTATATCGGCCAAGCTGTTCAAAGAGGTCATGCCATCACTTAAAAGCTTAGTCATTTCCTGCTTTTCAGACGCtctaatatctttctttttacccTTGATTATATTATGACcagcaaaataacaaaaacgtATTACTAACACTGTAAAAATATAAGTTCCAACATTTGCATAATAACTTCAGACAGCCAATTTCAGTAAATTCTCAATTATTCACGaattccgtgttcaaattccgccgcggtcgactttgccttttatccattcggggttgataagataagtatcagttgagtactggggtcgacgtaatcgacttatttcctcccttgaaattgctggccttgtgccaaaatttgaaatcaatatttcgttTTAATATTGCTGTTGAATGAGACATACGGCGAAAGACATCTCAGTCTGCCTCTCCTCCTGTCCCTCGGGTCACAGTGTAGCAAGGATTATATTATCTCATGCATAGTTTCATTTTTACAACAGCATGGTATGGTTTGCGAGGAGCTAAGACGCATTGGTCAAGGACAGAATGTCAGAAACAAGAAATACGAAAACGTCGTATTGTTCGAATTGTCGACTGACTAAACAAAAAGATAAGCGGATTTCGTTTTAAGTCTTTATACGATAATATCAtgagatataaatattgattagTTCGATTGTTATAACCAATtgaattttacttcttttatatattgatatattttatatgttgacatattttatatattgacataggtgcagtcgtggctgtgtggtacaaagattgcttcccagccagatggttccgtgttcagtctcattgtgtggcatctcgggcaagtgtcttctattatagtttcggggccaatcaaagccttatcagtggatttagaaaacggaaagtgaaagaagcccgtcgtgtgtgtatatatatatatatatatatNNNNNNNNNNNNNNNNNNNNNNNNNNNNNNNNNNNNNNNNNNNNNNNNNNNNNNNNNNNNNNNNNNNNNNNNNNNNNNNNNNNNNNNNNNNNNNNNNNNNNNNNNNNNNNNNNNNNNNNNNNNNNNNNNNNNNNNNNNNNNNNNNNNNNNNNNNNNNNNNNNNNNNNNNNNNNNNNNNNNNNNNNNNNNNNNNNNNNNNNNNNNNNNNNNNNNNNNNNNNNNNNNNNNNNNNNNNNNNNNNNNNNNNNNNNNNNNNNNNNNNNNNNNNNNNNNNNNNNNNNNNNNNNNNNNNNNNNNNNNNNNNNNNNNNNNNNNNNNNNNNNNNNNNNNNNNNNNNNNNNNNNNNNNNNNNNNNNNNNNNNNNNNNNNNNNNNNNNNNNNNNNNNNNNNNNNNNNNNNNNNNNNNNNNNNNNNNNNNNNNNNNNNNNNNNNNNNNNNNNNNNNNNNNNNNNNNNNNNNNNNNNNNNNNNNNNNNNNNNNNNNNNNNNNNNNNNNNNNNNNNNNNNNNNNNNNNNNNNNNNNNNNNNNNNNNNNNNNNNNNNNNNNNNNNNNNNNNNNNNNNNNNNNNNNNNNNNNNNNNNNNNNNNNNNNNNNNNNNNNNNNNNNNNNNNNNNNNNNNNNNNNNNNNNNNNNNNNNNNNNNNNNNNNNNNNNNNNNNNNNNNNNNNNNNNNNNNNNNNNNNNNNNNNNNNNNNNNNNNNNNNNNNNNNNNNNNNNNNNNNNNNNNNNNNNNNNNNNNNNNNNNNNNNNNNNNNNNNNNNNNNNNNNNNNNNNNNNNNNNNNNNNNNNNNNNNNNNNNNNNNNNNNNNNNNNNNNNNNNNNNNNNNNNNNNNNNNNNNNNNNNNNNNNNNNNNNNNNNNNNNNNNNNNNNNNNNNNNNNNNNNNNNNNNNNNNNNNNNNNNNNNNNNNNNNNNNNNNNNNNNNNNNNNNNNNNNNNNNNNNNNNNNNNNNNNNNNNNNNNNNNNNNNNNNNNNNNNNNNNNNNNNNNNNNNNNNNNNNNNNNNNNNNNNNNNNNNNNNNNNNNNNNNNNNNNNNNNNNNNAAGCACGCCTCAACTGGTACTCAAGCGGTAGTGAAAGAGagacacaagcacaagcacacacactccctctctctctctctatctctctctatctatctatctatctctctatctctctctctctctctctctctctctctcttctcttaattctttttgccccttgtggagcataaggcctcaacagttattttccactttttgcggTCATT
The sequence above is a segment of the Octopus bimaculoides isolate UCB-OBI-ISO-001 chromosome 13, ASM119413v2, whole genome shotgun sequence genome. Coding sequences within it:
- the LOC106876296 gene encoding uncharacterized protein LOC106876296, whose amino-acid sequence is MQKTNGNASSITRPIQEDKLMNGAEVDRSIITMDQSLDEIRMINNIPKAEILENVRSMSCNGTGNHYTCYQVTGIRTVGIYFTFDIHIGKGYFQLLMTVNGKQQKIKLWNRKMLFLKVKVKRLPILSVCFFAVRFKIHYRQWCVMVTTNINEKTYVRQVGCFHNRDHKPPRR
- the LOC106876286 gene encoding uncharacterized protein LOC106876286, with amino-acid sequence MGSVRPRDAPITRRRQQGGAGVMILAGIVNRTIIGPFKVDEGVKRNGTNYCEFLDQTFFEWYKRQPHNFKIKCIFMHDNVPSHASRLSCEFLERERFTEDKTMERSPSSPDLNSVENPRSIIKQKLYEGGKQYNSKVELWDTIQSITAAASPDQIGKPTNSMDKRLVTWIEKEGRYD